TTCtctgagaatctggaggaagagCCATCTGCTAGAATGCCATGGAACCCCAGCCCGTGTCTTCTCTTGACAGGGCTTCTGGACTCCAGCACCCTGTGGCTCCATGATGCAGAGGTCTCTGCTCTCTTATCTTTGCTGGCATTTACTCAGTTTCACTGTTTTGTCGAATTCTGTTTAATGCTTTATTTGTTAAATAGCCTTGTAAGGAGATCAACTAGAAACAACCAGATGCTACACTTGGACTCCAATTCAGATAGTTAAAAACATGAGAGAAAATGAGAGCAAGAGGAGAGAGccagagtggtgtgtgtgtgtgtgtgtgtgtgtgctgcactgCTGTGGATTGACTCCAGCAGCTCATGTATGAatgacaagcactctaccaactgagctatatcccagccTCTTTCTAGACTTTTGACTGGAATTTCCCTCCTTACATTTCTAGGCTTGGGCCAGCAGCATCTTCACAAGCACCTTTGTTCAAACTACTAGTCTGTTGGTACTCTTGGTCTGTTGGTACTCTTGGCTTTGTTCTTTCTAGTCCTGACAGACAGAACCACAAGGTGGCCTAGCATTTTGAATGCAATGCTTTAAGCTAGTTCTTGAGAACTCTGAGAACACTAAGCTTTTTTACTATTTCAATCACTGTTCAGGAGATATATGTTCTGCTGTATCTAGCCTCAAGTGGAGGATCAGCTTGGAGGCAGCTCCTACCTTCTCTTTCTCCTAGGGATACCAGTCACTTCCCTCCATCTCCTGGCCTTAGGGGATAGTTAATGCCTGGGTTGCAATGAGGTAAGGGAAGCTCTAAGTCTAGGCTGGTTTGGGGCTGTCTGCCAGAAGCCCCTCACTTTTCTGGAGGTCAGGGAACACACTTGGCCTACCAGCCACAGGACCTTGGATGACCACCCCGAACAAGAGCCCAGCTTTGGTTTTCCTGTCACTCACAAGTGGCAGGTGCCTCCCTCTGATGGTGATAAAGAGGTACTTACCTCACTGTAGGGTGCTAGGAATAGGAGCCAGGGACACCAAGATACTTGGAAGGAAGGGTACCTGGGGCCCACCCATAAAGGGTCTTACCCCAGagtctccctcccccttccacaGAGCCCACACCTGAGCAATGCCTCTAAAACCATTTAGCCTTCACCCTCAAAGGTCAAGAGGGTAGAGCAGAGTCTTGAGACTAGGGGCAGGGAGCCCGCCATAGCTGAGTTCCGGCCCAGCCCTTGTTTGCCTAGACCAGGCTCTCACCTGAGGGAGCCCAGGCAGCTGTGGTTCAGCTTCAGTTGGATCAGGTTAGGGAGGTGCAATCCTGTGGAGCACAGGAAGAAGAGGTTGGCTTGGCCCCAACAACCCTGCCCATCTCTTTGCAGTGTCTTCTGTTCCCTATACTCCCAAGAGGCATCAGCATCTGAGGGGCTGTTCACAGGCCCAGGCCTCTTCTGGCTCGTAGTGGGACGGAATCTGTGGGTCCTCTGAAGGTATTCTGAACCTTCTCTCCCTCACCTTGTAGGACTGCATGCTATAGGCTAGCATAGGTAAAATGGTGCAGAAGGCACAGGCACTGGCAAGGACTTGGCTTGAAGTGGAGCCAGGCTGGCATGGGTGAGGTGAACCTTGAACATCTCCCCTCACTGAGTCCCAGGGCCTGAAGTACCCCGCACCCCGAGACAGATCTTTCACTATGCAGCAAATGGGTAACAAGTGTCCTGCACAGCCTAAAGCCCCAGAAGGCTCCCATTTCAGAGCTTCTGAGGGTGAGACCCTGGCCCTCTGAGACAGGATCCCTGGAAGATGAAGAGGGCTGTAGGGTGGCCGATAAGGCTCCAAAGATGAGCAGAGGCCCCTGATCTCACAGGTGCAGAGATCCTACAGGAGCTGTCAAGCACTTATATGCAAACCTGAAAACCAAGCTAACCATGGTGGGGAGTGTTTAACTTCACTTGTAATCAGAGAAAAGCAAACGAAATGCACAAGCATCCTGAACAGCAAGAATCTTTCCTGTTGGGATGGTTTTGGTGAAATCTGAACAAGGTCCGTGACTGACATAGATAAGAGCACTCTGTCAGTATTCTTTTCAGACTTGGATCTTTATACTGAGAGTACTTAAGATAATGTTCTCTGTAGGAAGTGGGCACTAAAGCATTCATGAATAAGAGGAACTGTATCTCAAAGGGATTaaaaaaacatggttttcaggtatgtgtgtgtgtgtgtgtgtgtttgcacgcgcacatgtacacactcaggCAAAactgtgagggagagagagcaaatgttaagagctctgtggaaattGCAGAAGGGGATTCTAGGGAAAGGGTACATGAGGGATCAATATAACATTTGTACACTGTATCTACAAATTCCAAATCATTTACAAATAAGCTCTTGGAGTACTTTGCATGGGAGCATAGTACCTGTGCTGTTTTGCCATAATGGTACCGGTGTTTGGTGTGGTCCCTCTGAGAAGTCATTTCAGAATATCCACCCCAGGCTAAAGCTTCTAAGCTGAGTGTGTATCTTTGTTCTAAGGTCCAATCTTAAGGAAAGAGACATGCTGCCCAAGGTGTTTGCTAGCTTTTCATTTACAACCAGGAAATAACAATTGGCTCATTGAAAGGTCTAGCTGTGATAGTCACAGGGGCATGGGTGTGACCAGCGCTCTCACCGAAGTTCCCCAGGCTGTTCTTACGGGTGTCCACACACATCTCCAGCACCCTCACCAGTTGGAGGTCATCTACCTGGGCCAGGGCCTGCTGCAGAAATCATCAGGTGTCACTCCGGGTTCTCTCCACGCTCTCGGCTGAGGACTCTGTAAAGGTGCCTACTGGAGCAGGTGGAGGTGCTCCCCTGGAGCACCCTACTGGAGCAGGTGGAGGTGCTCCCTGACTCATCCCAGTTGGGCTTTCCATAAGAGTTTGGCTGGTGGGCATGATGTGAGTAGAGACTGTAACTGTTTAACTACCAGGGAAGGAGTGCTGCCAGGGAAGGGCCTGCCCTGGGGGTGCCGGTCTCCAGATGAGACCTTCAGAACAGACCCAACAATGCAGCTGGAGTCCAGAGGCCTGCTGAGCGGCATCCAGCCACAGCATACCTGGACCAGAGGACACACAAAAACACTCATGCTGAGTCAAGGCATGGGGGCCCACGGCCCTGTCTGTTCTTGCAGACGGACGACACAAAACATTCTTGTGTGTGACATGCTGCTGTGGTCTCTTAGGACCCTGGGCCACACTGCTATGGCATCAGTGGATACCTTGAGGGGTACATGCAGGTTCTGGCCTAGCAGGCTAGCCAGTTATTCTGAGGAGGTCCTGGGTGATACCATCCATCAAGATTCTCTCCTTCATGGTAGCCAACTATGAGTACGTTGCAAACTCTTAAGTACCAAGAGCatcagagtcacccaggtggaCTCTATAGGACCTTAGGACTCAGGGCTGGGTACAACAATGGGCTCTCACACTAGATTTGGAGGAAAGTCTTTACCTGCTGCCAGTGTAGTCAGTGTACCAAGGATACACCCTGCCTCAGGCAGGttgagaggagacagaggaactCTAGCCTTGGTAAGGGGCCATGGACCATGACAGCTGTCCTTCCAATGTCCCACTATGCCACCTCTTTGTCCTCCCTGTTGCAATATTAGCTCAAGTAAAGGACTTCTTGTCGACTTGAGCACAGGCCTCGGCCAACAGTGCCATCTGTGATTTCAATGCCTGGGGATGATTGTGTCTGTCACTTGGGGTTGCTGGCAGGGACTCTAAGGGTAGAAAGGCAGGGGGTACCTAGTGGAGGGAAAGCTAGATATCAGCAGAAAGGGTACCAGGATGCCACTTCCTGCAGACCCCTGGCAGAGCCTCTGCCTCAGTCACTTACCAGTCGAGCAGGGGACAGGTGCTCCTCCACCCGCCGCTCCCTGTGGATATCCCCATGGCTGCCCAGTCTCTTGTTTTGTGGGTGGGGGTTGTTTAGGCCCTGCCAGCTCAGCTCCCGTACCCGGATACTAGCTGTGCCTGGTCGAGACCCCTGGGATCCCTCCCAGGCTGGGTCCATCCACGTCCAACCTGTTAAGAGAAGCAGAGAGCCAAGTCTTCTTTACAAGATCCCAGTTCACAGCAATTGCCCACGAAGCCACTAGATCAACTCTCTTCTCTATCAGCTTCCCGTTTCCCAGCCTGCTCTGGCCTGGCCTGAGGGCCCCGGCAATGTCAATGGTCTAGACAACTGCATAGCACACATCCCCTGCCCTAGTTTcagctcaatttttttttatttatttttatttatttttatttttgggtttttttgagatagggcttctctgtatagccctggctgtcctgaaattcactctgtagaccaggctggccttcaactcagaaatccggctgcctctgcctcccaagtgctcgggattaaaggcgtgcgccaccaccacccagccaattatttatttatttatttggggggttGGCTGCTACCATCCCtttgcttctgtatttttttaaaaaaagatgtattcatCCATTTTacaatttgtatgtgtatgtgttattgtgtatgtgtgtgtgcacgtgcatgtgtgtgtgtgtgtgtgtgtgtgtgtgtaagtcagagaacaactttgggtACCATCTTCTCCTTTTGAGATAAGGTAGCTTTCACTGGCCTGAGATTTACCAGGTAGGCCAAGCTTtgtctccacagtgctgggattagaagctcCCACTCCTATGCCTGCCATTTTGTGTGATAATTatggggatcaagctcaggtcttcACGATTATAAAGCAATCAGTTTGCTGTGGTTGGAGTGTCTCCTTGGCCTCTGTTCTATATTTGTGTCCCACAGTGTCCACACAATGAGTGCTGGCTCCAAGCTTTGCCGTCTGGGGCCTCACAAAGGCTGTGAGTTGGGGCTGGAAAGCTGGCTGGGGGCTCAGAGCACTTGCTCCTTTTACAGAGGACCTATGTGTGATTCCTAGCATCCAtgttgggtagctcacaactgcctgtaaccaaGGGatcaatgcccttttctggcttgtactatgtgctacacacacacacacacacacacacaggcacatgctcctaagacaaagattttttttaaaggctgtgAGGCTAGGGATACTGAACCAGTATGTAGTAACCAGCAGCAAGTGGTTACTGACAGTTCCCTGGGCTGTCCCAGACCAGGGCTGTGGATTTGCCTTCATTAATGGTCTCTTGAGTCTAGGTTTAGGATCAAGATAGCAGACAGTACCTCCAACCGCACATTCCTCTGACTAAATACCTGAAGGTAGCTGGCTCCTGCTGTAGGTCAAACATCCGGGCAAGGGGGCCACATGTGTCTACATATAACACCTGTAAAAGAGAATTAGATTAGCTTCCTGGTTAGGTCACTGTGCTCTGTGGCACCTGAGCTGGCCAAGGTCACAGTACCCAGAAGCAAGCAGGTACAAAAATGGGGGAGTTGTTAGGTGGAGGGCTGTGGATCCTGAACCTCCTGTGACCTTTCTAATGGAGGATGAAGCTCGTTTAGTGAGGATTCAGCCAGGGTCCCTCTAGGTCACCCAATGCAAATAAAGACAGGATCCAAATCCTACTTCTACCCCTAAAGGGGATCCCAGGAATGTTCTTGTCAATCATCTTATGTGGGCCCGCCTCTCCTGCACTCCTTCCCAtacttttagagttttttttcaGGTGCCTCTACACCTTTGGTAGGAAGCTCATAAACTGTTTTTCGTTAAAGATACAGAGGTCTGTGTTTGGCTCCAGATTTTATACTCAAGAGACAATAGCTAGAGTAAGAACTCTGTTCAGAACATTAAGTATCCTTTCTTCTTGGTTATCCTCTGTGGCCTCTATCCAGGTTTGGCTGACCCCTAACTCCTGTACTTCCTGTCTTTCCCAGATACATTTCTCTAGTAAGAGTGAGCCCCTTCCACTGCACTTTATGAGTTATTGCTTACTCTGCCCTGTATGCCTTGTCCCACAAGACATGGGCCGCACTCCTCGGCCCAGGTTCCCCCTAGCACAAAGGACATGGAGAGGCGGTGCCAGGCTCTCACCTGAGGGGTGGGCCAGGGTGCCCAAAACTTGGGGTGCAGCCCTAGGCCCCTCCACCGCGGCGGTCGCTATCTCAAGTGagggctttttttatttttatcaccgCGGTGGGGTTGTGGACCTGGCGCCATGGCAACGGGGGCGGGGCTCATTTGAATACCCAAATATTCGTGAGCCGCGGGCATCCAGGGCTGCAGCAAGATGAGCCCCGCCCCCTAGCAACGGTTGCCGGGACACGCGGCAGATCCGGTGGAAATACTCCCTAGAGTAAGAGAGACAAGCCGGACGGCTGGACGCAGTGAAGACACTCAGAGTGGTTCAGAGAGCCGCCCGTGAGAGGCTTCTGGCCAGCTCTCGGTTATCTGCCGGCTAGATGAATAGAACAAGCCGAGCTCGCACCCCGGGCGGCGACCGGGGTGAGCGTGCAACCCCAGGTCTGCACCACCTGAGTAAAAGCCCTGTCGGTTTTCTGAGGACGTGCTTACTCGTTTCTTTGAAATGTCAAAAAGTGTTGAAAACATGTCATTTGCGTCTGACACAGATGTACCCTACTTGCTTGAGTGGGTGGAACACTTCATTTCGCCCCAATACCAACTTTTCTGACTTTCGGGATCGTTCTTCAAGTGGACTCAGTATGAGCTGCTGCAGTGTTGGGACCTCGAGTTTGAGAGAGGTAGGGGGTCTTCTCCAAAGCACGAGGAGCACGGTGTGATGGGCCGACGCTGCCCCAGGATGGAGCCTTCACTCCACCTCGGTCTACGAGAACAGGGAGCTAGGGGTTCCGGCGAACTCTGTCTTCCTCTGGTATTTCGCGTCCGCGGCGCTGACTGTCTCCGACGCCAAGACCCGGTCGGAATCACCTTTCCGCTCGTGGGCCTTTGGGCCTTTGGTGAGGCTGCAGGGTGGAGTCTCCGTGGCAGGCCCTCGACGCAACCCGAGCGTGCACCAGTTTCTCTCCGGAGGAATCTCAGGCTCGTAAGCACCGTCTCCGTCTCTCTCTTCTGCACCTAGGAACTAGACATCACTGTTGAGTGCAGCACCCAAGTTCCGACACAGCCCTCCGGGCTGCTCCAGGAAGCCCCGCCTAGCTGCGGCTTCTGACGGATGGGTTGCTCAGCCAACCACAACAGGTCGCGGTGGGGAGGAGCTCGACCAATCACCGGACGCCTCGAGTTGACGGACGGGCGTGGGGCGGAGCAGGGCGGGGCGAGCGCGGGCCCGGCCAAGTCCCCGCCGTCCGCTCCCGGCGCCCGCAGCCCGAGCCGCACCCGCCGCGGACGGAGCTCATGCGCGGGCCCAGCCGGCGCCCGTCCGCGCCCCCGCCCTgccccggccccggccccggGGGCAGTCGCACCAGCAAGCGGTGAGTGCGGGCACGGGGTGGGGCGCGGGGCGCAGGTGATCGGTGCTTCCTTGCTCCTCTTGGCCCGGCAGCGTGCCTAAGCGTCCGGCTGCCCGCCTCTGTGGCCGGGCTCGCTCTGCCTGTGGCCGTCCTCCCAGCGAGGCGCCGCCCGGGCCTCCGGAGACTCAGCGCCCCGCGGCCATCACGCTCGGGCCTCGGGGCCACAAGGACACCCGCGTTGGGCCCCAGTCAGGGCCTTCTGTTCCCAGCTACCCCTCGCGTTCCTGCAGTCACCTGCTTCCCGCACCCTcagctattttgtttttttcccattctgtgaaAGCTCCCTGGCTCCTTGCGGAAGGTTTGTCTTAGTGGAGGGCAGGGTCCTTCTCCAGCTaccgttcccccccccccctcccccgctgccGGGACCGCGCCTGGCATGCAGTAGGCGCTCAGTAAATAGTTGTAGGTTGCACCCACATGCCGGCGGGCCAGAGCCGGTTGTAGGCTGGCATTGGCCTGCCTGGGCACGCTGAGGCCGCCGTGGCAGGAcctgttttttggggggtggccTCAGCCCTCAGGCGCCTCCAGTTGAGGGTTTCTGCCTACCTAGCGACTTCTAATTTGGGTGCGTGGTTGGGAGAAGCTCTCAGCTGTCAGCCCTGCCTTGGGGGCCTCTCCCTACTTCCTCACACAGCCATTAAGTTCTGTTTGAGGAggttgcgggggtggggggggtgggggggtggggggggtcctCCCTTTTTGAGCTGGAGGTGCCACAGGTGATCGACTGGGCTACTGGCTGGCCTGCTTGCTCAATGCTGGAGAGGGGCCCTTGGGTCAGGCATCTGTTAGCAGTCTCAAGTGGCAAAGGCCTGGCTAAGTGTGCTTCTCATTGGCAGGTGGGGCAGGAGCTCCTGGATTGGCAGCCCCTGTAGAAGCGATGACAGAATACAAGCTTGTGGTGGTGGGCGCTGGAGGCGTGGGAAAGAGTGCCCTGACCATCCAGCTGATCCAAAACCACTTTGTGGACGAGTATGATCCCACGATTGAGGTGAGCTCTGGCTACCTGCCAGAGGTGGGCTCTGGCAGCGGTCATGGGTAAGAGTCGGGACAGGCCCAGACAGCCGGGTCTTAGAGGTGCACAGGTAGGCTGGCTCTGTGGATTCTCTGTCTGAGGAGAAGTGTGACCCCTAAGCTGTGTTCTTTTGCAGGACTCCTACCGGAAACAGGTAGTCATTGATGGGGAGACGTGTCTACTTGACATCTTAGACACAGCAGGTCAAGAAGAATATAGTGCCATGCGTGACCAGTACATGCGCACTGGGGAGGGCTTCCTCTGTGTGTTTGCCATCAACAACACCAAGTCCTTTGAAGATATCCATCAGTACAGGTGAGCTACCAATGGCTAGCCCATGAGCCTGTGGCGTACGTGAGGAAGGTTCTGTGTCACACTGAGGCTTTATGTCTTTTTTTGAATGTCCTGGACACAGTCATGCCTGCAGCCTGCTAGCTGGCTCATATACACCCCATCCCCCTCCAGGGAACAGATCAAGCGGGTGAAAGATTCAGATGATGTGCCAATGGTGCTGGTGGGCAACAAGTGTGACCTGGCCGCTCGCACTGTTGAGTCTCGGCAGGCCCAGGACCTTGCTCGCAGCTATGGCATCCCCTACATCGAAACATCAGCCAAGACCCGGCAGGTGAGCTTGTTCCCCTCGCCATAGCTAGGCAAGGATTCCCCGCACCCCAgcccagccaggaagcagagctcATCGCCCCTCTCCCTCAACACAGGGCAGCcgctctggctctggctccagCTCCGGGACCCTCTGGGACCCCCTGGGACCCATGTGACCCAACGGCCCTCATGCTGTAAGTCTCCCAGACCGCAGGGCTGTGAGGGAGGCAAGGGCCAGGGTCTGGGCTTATGCCCTGCAGTTCTGGGTTCACATAGCTCCAGGGCAGGATGGGGTCCATGGAGAGAGCTGCCCTGAGCCAGGCCGGAGCGGTGACCCAGGGGCCTAGGTCTTCTTGTCCCCAGTGTCCTATGGATACTTGCTAGCTTTAAGCCCTTCAGTGTTGTTAGGTTATTCAGCTTTGAGACATACTGGGGGTCTGGGAGAGTCCTGAGTTAAGTGGCTCTGACTTTCAGTGATATTCAGGAGTGAACTTACTTAAGGAAAGTGGCCTGTGCCTTTTAAATGGCCAGAACCCAGCTCCCTATTTGTGTTGGTTCTGCAGCTGAGGAAGGGAGCTCCCAGGGTTGGGGTGTTCTCTAATCCAGGCAGGGAGTTTCTTACCCAGGCAGAGTCCTCTCTCCTCAGAGTCCTCTCTGATCCAGTCCCTCTATTCCCAGGGTGTGGAGGATGCCTTCTACACGCTAGTACGTGAGATTCGGCAGCATAAACTGCGGAAACTGAACCCGCCTGATGAGAGTGGTCCTGGCTGCATGAGGTGCAAGTGCGTGCTGTCCTGACACCAGGTGAGGCAGGGACCAGCAGGACATCTGGGGCAGCGACCTCAGCTAGCCAAATGAACTTCGTATCCACTCTGATGTCCCTGCTCCCCCAATTCTGCCAATCCCCCTGCCTGCAGTCAGTCATGTCCTTTGTGCCTGTCCCGGCACAGGCTCAGGACGAGGAGGTGCCGGATGCAGGGAGGAGGTGCtgacggaaggaaggaaagaggagggaaggaaggaaacgaTGCTGGAGCCaggccagcccagggatggtggaCAGATGTGACCAAGACCTTCGCATGGACAATTTGAACAGACTGTCATGAACTGTCCCTGCTGCTACTGGCACCCAAGACCTCCACCCCTCTCAGTTCCCTCCAGGCACCTATGAGGGCACACGTTGAATCACAGTAAATTATTTGATGGTCTCgacttgtctctggctggaagtAGGAGGTGTATTGCCTGTGGCCTCACAGAAGATACTGGGGACCTGGGATCCATCAGCTGCCTTGTTCCTGTTTCTTGGGGAGGCTGGCCTGGGACATTGGACTCTGCAGCCCTTCCCTTCTGCCTGCCCCAGCTGTCTGTGTTTCCTGCAGAAAGTCATAGGCAGCACAGGAATAGTCAGGTGATACAAAAAGTGACTTATTGTCCTTTAACGAATGGGAGGAGGGCTTTGAGAGTAAGAGGGCGTCCCTTGTTTCCAGCAGGAAACACATTTCCTGCATTCTGGGATCCATGAAATACAGCCCCAAGGATTACAGAGTATAAGACCtgccctgcctcagcatcctgcaGCCCTCTGACCTGTGATGGAGAGATCCTAGGACTCTGGAAATAGGGCCCCaatgttttctgtgtagcctcagGCCTCTGTCCCACTGGTGCCTAGGGTCTGCTATCTTAAATCCCTTAGAGGGTAGAAACTACCTCTCTGGTTCCTTCCACCTCTCTGAGGTGTACAGATGTTCTCTAAGTCACCTGTATGGTCTTGAGAGGCACATACAGGACAGATAGCAGTTCACTGCTCCCAAAGGGCGCCATGCCTGAGCCTCGTTCTGGCTCATGGCTACTCATGGCTACAGGAGGGGCCATCCGCTTGTCCTGGACGAGGACAAGCATCCTGGGGCCCATAGTGGGTGCCCTTTACCCTCTCCAGACTCAAGTGGAATTGGGTGAAGTCCCCCTGTTTAGGGTGCTTAGAATGTCAGGGGGTTCCAAGAGACGTGACACAGAGCCTGCCGCTGAGCGGTTGGACAGTGGGTCACACACTTCTCTTCCACAGCAGGCAAATAATGTTCAGCTTCCCTTGTCCCTGTGTATTTGAGACTCCCGAGGTGTCATCTGAATCTTAATGACTCCTTTGGAGCCTTGTTGGTCATGGACCCAAGGTGGGTCAGAGATAAGGTCTGCTATGCCAGGAGTTGTCTTTGGCCCTGTTTGAGAATTGTAGCAGGTTGTATACATTCTGGGCTGTGATTGTAAGGGTGGACAGGAGCTTAGTGTTTCAGTTGGAAGCAGTAGGGTGGAAACATGGAGGCAGAGCTTCTGGGGCCTAGCCATGCCTGCCCTGGAAGGGACTCACACTGGAGCTAACCCGGGAAAGCCATACCAGAGGCCTGATGGCACTTCAGTATTTGCCCAGCCTGAAGCAGTAAGGCTTTAGGAAATTTTCAGCGGTACATAGCTGGACTCTGGGCTGGGCCCTGGAAAAGGTCGTTTGTTTTCAGTGTCCTGCCTGTGCCCGGGTCTCTCTTGTCGAGGCTGTTACATCTCAGGGTCAGAGAGATCTTGCCAGGAAAGCACTCAACTCTCCTCTGTGGTGTAGGGCATGGGCTTAGTACTTGGGACAGTCCCTTGTACCCTGCCCAGCTAACCACACCTGGCT
This portion of the Apodemus sylvaticus chromosome 1, mApoSyl1.1, whole genome shotgun sequence genome encodes:
- the Hras gene encoding GTPase HRas isoform X1; this translates as MGCSANHNRSRWGGARPITGRLELTDGRGAEQGGASAGPAKSPPSAPGARSPSRTRRGRSSCAGPAGARPRPRPAPAPAPGAVAPASGGAGAPGLAAPVEAMTEYKLVVVGAGGVGKSALTIQLIQNHFVDEYDPTIEDSYRKQVVIDGETCLLDILDTAGQEEYSAMRDQYMRTGEGFLCVFAINNTKSFEDIHQYREQIKRVKDSDDVPMVLVGNKCDLAARTVESRQAQDLARSYGIPYIETSAKTRQGVEDAFYTLVREIRQHKLRKLNPPDESGPGCMRCKCVLS
- the Hras gene encoding GTPase HRas isoform X2; the protein is MTEYKLVVVGAGGVGKSALTIQLIQNHFVDEYDPTIEDSYRKQVVIDGETCLLDILDTAGQEEYSAMRDQYMRTGEGFLCVFAINNTKSFEDIHQYREQIKRVKDSDDVPMVLVGNKCDLAARTVESRQAQDLARSYGIPYIETSAKTRQGSRSGSGSSSGTLWDPLGPM